A window from Culex pipiens pallens isolate TS chromosome 3, TS_CPP_V2, whole genome shotgun sequence encodes these proteins:
- the LOC120426321 gene encoding uncharacterized protein LOC120426321, with amino-acid sequence MRDIGLVFQLLLGIALCSAYNLDTLNIVLKSIEYLISVKPGAFSCVFYDVAPHYPHDNILDAILKSPRLDHVAKYVVNGSERTNVYKLPWNPSLLLLHTGNNVSHLESFDVIVDMFYFMYLFDPATKMLVFVDELYTPAMIQMQGHVYYASFNYFVYIGDTSKDVYQCNGVYCWNRPREQHPMYLFSYCRRSMQGRNITYIKDERVLSFAWNSKWLNETARYLNTTTAEYPHNCEASDEAYQQCYQNHSAGNGADILLIYMTFDRPDATIPRNFRQVFTTHMVFSKIAVPRDRPVNTAELLAMPFSWQVWTLLVTILVLSEIAKRLFPTLIENDPVLLVVCGYEKHDLHRAGRPEKIILLSLIILMFFMSNAFETKIVSLMVSKPSIQRVQTLDDLYQSGIKLYEDLEHNPQFVVDSVLKRFVAQGTRTEFHETRPDAAVYWNSDYVDVFKDVAFDYERMQPFYVVLDFEHFSGFELYWVSPRNQLVKELRFIHITLTETGFMGLWKQQWRDEIRSKYIGRRPRVDINEKADLNFDDMQPAWLALGVGLCVSLVGFVGEHLAKRFNARVLKLER; translated from the coding sequence ATGAGGGACATCGGACTTGTCTTTCAGCTTCTACTAGGAATTGCGTTGTGTTCGGCTTACAACTTAGATACTCTAAATATTGTGCTAAAGTCAATCGAGTACCTGATCAGCGTGAAACCGGGCGCGTTCAGCTGTGTTTTCTACGATGTTGCCCCACATTATCCCCATGACAACATCttggacgccattttgaaatcaCCCCGATTGGACCACGTGGCCAAGTACGTGGTCAATGGATCTGAACGTACTAACGTGTATAAGCTGCCCTGGAATCCTTCCCTGCTGTTGTTACACACGGGAAACAACGTTAGCCATTTAGAGTCGTTCGATGTCATCGTTGACATGTTTTACTTTATGTATCTGTTTGATCCAGCCACCAAGATGCTAGTATTCGTCGATGAACTTTATACCCCAGCGATGATCCAGATGCAGGGACACGTGTATTACGCCAGTTTCAATTACTTCGTTTACATTGGTGATACCTCAAAGGATGTCTATCAGTGCAACGGGGTTTACTGCTGGAACCGACCCAGGGAGCAGCATCCGATGTATCTGTTTTCGTACTGTCGCCGAAGTATGCAGGGACGTAACATCACTTACATCAAGGATGAGCGAGTACTATCGTTCGCATGGAATTCAAAGTGGCTGAACGAAACGGCCCGATACTTGAATACGACGACTGCCGAGTATCCTCACAATTGTGAAGCGTCCGACGAAGCGTATCAACAGTGCTATCAAAATCATTCAGCGGGAAATGGAGCCGATATTTTGCTAATCTACATGACCTTCGATAGGCCAGATGCAACGATTCCCAGAAATTTCCGACAAGTTTTCACTACCCACATGGTATTTTCCAAAATAGCTGTACCCCGGGATCGACCAGTGAACACCGCCGAACTGCTGGCCATGCCTTTCAGCTGGCAAGTTTGGACGCTGCTGGTGACGATACTCGTTCTGTCCGAAATTGCAAAGCGACTGTTTCCAACCCTGATTGAAAACGATCCGGTGCTGCTTGTGGTGTGCGGCTACGAAAAGCACGATCTTCACCGAGCAGGTCGTCCCGAAAAGATCATTCTACTTTCGTTGATCATCTTGATGTTCTTCATGTCAAACGCCTTCGAGACCAAGATCGTCTCGCTGATGGTCAGCAAACCTTCGATTCAACGGGTTCAAACACTGGATGACCTCTACCAGTCCGGAATCAAGCTGTACGAAGATTTGGAGCATAACCCACAGTTTGTCGTGGACTCGGTCCTCAAGAGGTTTGTAGCGCAAGGAACGCGAACAGAGTTTCACGAAACACGTCCTGACGCCGCCGTTTATTGGAACAGCGACTACGTCGATGTGTTCAAGGACGTGGCTTTCGATTACGAGCGCATGCAGCCGTTCTATGTGGTGCTTGATTTCGAACATTTCAGTGGGTTTGAGCTGTACTGGGTTTCTCCGCGGAATCAGCTGGTGAAAGAACTTCGCTTCATTCACATCACGCTGACTGAAACTGGCTTCATGGGCTTATGGAAGCAGCAATGGCGCGATGAGATTCGGTCGAAGTACATTGGGAGGAGACCCAGGGTGGATATCAACGAGAAGGCGGATCTCAACTTTGACGACATGCAACCGGCCTGGTTGGCTTTGGGAGTTGGACTGTGCGTCAGCTTGGTTGGGTTTGTAGGGGAGCACTTGGCGAAACGGTTCAACGCAAGAGTACTCAAGCTGGAACGTTAA